The Aedes aegypti strain LVP_AGWG unplaced genomic scaffold, AaegL5.0 Primary Assembly AGWG_AaegL5_hic_scaff_959_PBJ_arrow, whole genome shotgun sequence genome includes a window with the following:
- the LOC110673996 gene encoding regulator of chromosome condensation-like: protein MGRGRPKRENPSNGDAPAAKVARSTTKFELPLPVLPKPCGNVLSCGQGEVGQLGLGEDVMEKTRPALIDSLKEIVEISAGGMHNLCLNRKGEVYSFGCNDEGALGRATADEEGSEFEPRKIQLPAPCLKISAGDSHSACLLNDGRVYAWGSFRDSHGNMGLTLEGNKRLPVEVVPGLKSVDIASGGDHLVVLSENGHVYTVGCAEQGQLGRISTRAASGESRRGKTDLLQPGVVTLRGKKVLADAIWASTYCTFFRDRNTAKIFAFGLNNYCQLGIPNPSENVVKPVFVPEQTSFTDVKSIAGGQHHTLVLKTDNKVHVIGRKEYGRLGLGNVTEDAKVVTPVEALADKNVVEICCGESASFAVTDKGEVYAWGMGSNQQLGTGNEDDETTPVQINSKQVQGKRILKVSSGGQHSLFLVEEKPAKEPTPVPEAKPTTKANKKAKEVEPVEKSAPEVEDKPKTNGASTSAAKVTADSNGGTKTEENEEDEKEKPQMESSETDAAAEPEKKPAGRGRKRKL from the exons ATGGGCCGTGGTCGACCAAAGCGTGAAAATCCCAGCAATGGAGACGCGCCGGCAGCAAAGGTAGCTCGTAGCACCACGAAAT TTGAACTTCCGCTACCCGTGCTACCGAAGCCATGTGGAAATGTCCTTTCCTGTGGCCAAGGAGAAGTGGGCCAACTTGGTCTCGGTGAAGATGTCATGGAAAAGACGCGCCCCGCCTTGATTGACAGCCTGAAGGAAATCGTGGAAATATCGGCCGGCGGAATGCACAATCTGTGCCTGAACCGGAAGGGAGAGGTGTATTCCTTCGGATGTAACGACGAAGGAGCCCTGGGAAGGGCCACGGCGGACGAAGAAGGATCGGAGTTCGAGCCGAGGAAGATTCAGCTGCCGGCACCGTGTCTGAAGATTTCGGCCGGCGATTCACATTCCGCCTGCCTGCTGAACGATGGCCGGGTCTACGCTTGGGGATCATTCCGG GATTCGCACGGAAACATGGGCCTAACGTTGGAAGGGAACAAACGCTTACCGGTCGAGGTGGTACCAGGCCTCAAATCGGTGGACATCGCATCCGGTGGAGACCACTTGGTGGTCCTGAGCGAAAACGGCCACGTGTACACAGTTGGTTGCGCCGAACAGGGTCAACTAGGACGTATTTCCACTCGGGCCGCATCTGGCGAATCTCGACGTGGTAAAACCGATCTGCTTCAACCGGGAGTTGTCACACTGCGAGGTAAAAAAGTCTTAGCAGATGCAATCTGGGCATCTACCTATTGCACTTTCTTCAGGGATCGCAACACGGCCAAGATCTTTGCCTTCGGGTTGAACAACTATTGTCAACTCGGCATCCCGAATCCGAGCGAAAATGTCGTTAAACCGGTATTCGTACCTGAACAGACTAGTTTCACCGATGTGAAATCTATCGCCGGAGGACAACATCACACGTTGGTTTTGAAAACCGACAACAAAGTGCACGTCATTGGCCGCAAAGAATACGGTCGCCTCGGCCTAGGCAATGTGACGGAAGACGCTAAAGTTGTGACCCCAGTTGAAGCTCTAGCAGACAAGAATGTGGTAGAGATCTGCTGTGGCGAAAGTGCGTCCTTTGCCGTGACAGACAAGGGTGAAGTCTACGCTTGGGGAATGGGCTCGAATCAACAGCTAGGAACTGGAAACGAGGACGATGAAACCACACCAGTTCAAATCAACAGCAAACAAGTACAAGGCAAGCGAATTCTCAAGGTTTCCAGCGGCGGTCAGCATAGCTTATTCCTGGTGGAAGAGAAACCAGCTAAG GAACCTACTCCTGTGCCTGAAGCTAAGCCTACCACTAAAGCTAACAAAAAAGCCAAGGAAGTCGAGCCTGTCGAGAAATCAGCGCCGGAAGTAGAAGATAAACCAAAAACGAATGGTGCTTCTACTTCAGCCGCGAAGGTGACCGCCGATTCCAATGGTGGTACTAAGACGGAAGAAAACGAGGAAGACGAGAAAGAGAAGCCACAAATGGAAAGTAGTGAGACTGACGCGGCTGCGGAACCCGAGAAGAAGCCAGCTGGCCGGGGACGCAAGCGAAAACTGTGA
- the LOC5569653 gene encoding helix-loop-helix protein 13 isoform X1 codes for MDKICRSQLPDSSSSPPLSGLNFHSFDEDLISDLPSCVYANHQLGAATATNPNSGNLRLNTNSLRQIQHQYLHHSDCLESPSSASPSLSNAMNHPYSAAPYKIQRQQTNVRERKRVMRSAPNGSINSAFDELRVHVPTFPYEKRLSKIDTLRLAIAYIALLREVLEADYDPLTYVEKCLRGEIKADRASWNTSGNDLTARLSWINWENLGVHPGRRTILTSLALGSSESLGCGPPPHLI; via the exons ATGGATAAAATCTGTCGCAGTCAATTGCCGGATTCATCATCATCTCCTCCGCTAAG TGGGCTAAATTTCCACAGCTTCGATGAGGATCTAATCTCGGATTTACCGTCGTGTGTTTATGCTAATCATCAACTTGGAGCAGCCACGGCGACAAATCCCAACTCGGGGAATCTTAGACTGAATACCAACAGTCTCCGACAGATCCAGCATCAATATTTGCATCACTCGG ATTGCTTAGAGTCACCAAGCTCAGCAAGTCCATCATTGTCCAATGCCATGAACCATCCTTATAGTGCGGCGCCATATAAAATCCAACGGCAGCAAACTAACGTAAGAGAGCGTAAACGGGTTATGAGATCTGCCCCAAACGG CAGCATTAACTCAGCATTTGACGAACTTCGCGTACACGTGCCCACATTCCCATACGAGAAACGATTAAGTAAAATCGATACACTACGGTTGGCCATCGCATACATTGCATTACTAAGGGAAGTCCTGGAGGCAGACTATGATCCACTAACCTACGTCGAAAAGTGTCTCCGTGGTGAGATCAAAGCCGACAGAGCGAGCTGGAATACTAGTGGTAATG ATCTGACAGCTCGGCTATCGTGGATCAATTGGGAAAATCTCGGAGTTCATCCAGGGCGGCGCACCATATTGACGTCCCTTGCGCTTGGATCATCCGAGAGTCTGGGATGTGGACCTCCACCACATCTCATCTAA
- the LOC5569653 gene encoding helix-loop-helix protein 13 isoform X3 — protein sequence MDKICRSQLPDSSSSPPLSGLNFHSFDEDLISDLPSCVYANHQLGAATATNPNSGNLRLNTNSLRQIQHQYLHHSDCLESPSSASPSLSNAMNHPYSAAPYKIQRQQTNVRERKRVMRSAPNGSINSAFDELRVHVPTFPYEKRLSKIDTLRLAIAYIALLREVLEADYDPLTYVEKCLRGEIKADRASWNTSDLTARLSWINWENLGVHPGRRTILTSLALGSSESLGCGPPPHLI from the exons ATGGATAAAATCTGTCGCAGTCAATTGCCGGATTCATCATCATCTCCTCCGCTAAG TGGGCTAAATTTCCACAGCTTCGATGAGGATCTAATCTCGGATTTACCGTCGTGTGTTTATGCTAATCATCAACTTGGAGCAGCCACGGCGACAAATCCCAACTCGGGGAATCTTAGACTGAATACCAACAGTCTCCGACAGATCCAGCATCAATATTTGCATCACTCGG ATTGCTTAGAGTCACCAAGCTCAGCAAGTCCATCATTGTCCAATGCCATGAACCATCCTTATAGTGCGGCGCCATATAAAATCCAACGGCAGCAAACTAACGTAAGAGAGCGTAAACGGGTTATGAGATCTGCCCCAAACGG CAGCATTAACTCAGCATTTGACGAACTTCGCGTACACGTGCCCACATTCCCATACGAGAAACGATTAAGTAAAATCGATACACTACGGTTGGCCATCGCATACATTGCATTACTAAGGGAAGTCCTGGAGGCAGACTATGATCCACTAACCTACGTCGAAAAGTGTCTCCGTGGTGAGATCAAAGCCGACAGAGCGAGCTGGAATACTAGTG ATCTGACAGCTCGGCTATCGTGGATCAATTGGGAAAATCTCGGAGTTCATCCAGGGCGGCGCACCATATTGACGTCCCTTGCGCTTGGATCATCCGAGAGTCTGGGATGTGGACCTCCACCACATCTCATCTAA
- the LOC5569653 gene encoding helix-loop-helix protein 13 isoform X2 produces the protein MDKICRSQLPDSSSSPPLSGLNFHSFDEDLISDLPSCVYANHQLGAATATNPNSGNLRLNTNSLRQIQHQYLHHSDCLESPSSASPSLSNAMNHPYSAAPYKIQRQQTNVRERKRVMRSAPNGINSAFDELRVHVPTFPYEKRLSKIDTLRLAIAYIALLREVLEADYDPLTYVEKCLRGEIKADRASWNTSGNDLTARLSWINWENLGVHPGRRTILTSLALGSSESLGCGPPPHLI, from the exons ATGGATAAAATCTGTCGCAGTCAATTGCCGGATTCATCATCATCTCCTCCGCTAAG TGGGCTAAATTTCCACAGCTTCGATGAGGATCTAATCTCGGATTTACCGTCGTGTGTTTATGCTAATCATCAACTTGGAGCAGCCACGGCGACAAATCCCAACTCGGGGAATCTTAGACTGAATACCAACAGTCTCCGACAGATCCAGCATCAATATTTGCATCACTCGG ATTGCTTAGAGTCACCAAGCTCAGCAAGTCCATCATTGTCCAATGCCATGAACCATCCTTATAGTGCGGCGCCATATAAAATCCAACGGCAGCAAACTAACGTAAGAGAGCGTAAACGGGTTATGAGATCTGCCCCAAACGG CATTAACTCAGCATTTGACGAACTTCGCGTACACGTGCCCACATTCCCATACGAGAAACGATTAAGTAAAATCGATACACTACGGTTGGCCATCGCATACATTGCATTACTAAGGGAAGTCCTGGAGGCAGACTATGATCCACTAACCTACGTCGAAAAGTGTCTCCGTGGTGAGATCAAAGCCGACAGAGCGAGCTGGAATACTAGTGGTAATG ATCTGACAGCTCGGCTATCGTGGATCAATTGGGAAAATCTCGGAGTTCATCCAGGGCGGCGCACCATATTGACGTCCCTTGCGCTTGGATCATCCGAGAGTCTGGGATGTGGACCTCCACCACATCTCATCTAA